Proteins from a single region of Scytonema millei VB511283:
- a CDS encoding peptidoglycan recognition protein family protein: protein MEISVWKTRALLIFLLSLCVAVALSLFPQTPQLQQIDASVLPAVPVSYEETVVPASEVIQRQEQQQKVDNSPKESQIANAATAISYKPRYQIAWAHPLNYGDRFATDIYGKPVYNKPIIVLHETVYSAASAINTFRTPHQQDDKQVSYHTLIGLDGTVIYIVPPEKRAFGAANSVFIGSNGAETVKTHPSLASSVNNFAYHVSLETPADGRDRDRRHSGYTQAQYKSLAWLIAQSKVPDARITTHKAVDRSGSRSDPRSFDRHKFLSLLHAYRGISRKS, encoded by the coding sequence ATGGAAATTAGTGTTTGGAAAACGAGAGCTTTACTAATATTTCTTCTATCTTTATGCGTTGCTGTAGCACTTTCTCTATTTCCGCAAACACCCCAGTTACAGCAAATAGATGCATCTGTTTTACCTGCTGTCCCTGTATCCTACGAAGAAACAGTTGTGCCTGCATCTGAAGTTATACAGCGCCAGGAGCAACAGCAAAAGGTTGACAATTCTCCCAAGGAGTCACAGATAGCTAATGCTGCTACTGCTATTAGCTATAAACCAAGATATCAGATTGCTTGGGCGCATCCGCTCAATTATGGCGATCGCTTCGCCACAGATATTTACGGCAAACCGGTCTACAACAAACCGATTATCGTCTTGCACGAGACTGTTTACTCCGCCGCTTCTGCAATCAATACCTTCCGAACTCCACACCAGCAAGACGATAAACAAGTGAGCTACCATACCCTAATTGGGTTAGATGGTACGGTAATATATATAGTCCCGCCAGAAAAACGCGCCTTTGGAGCAGCCAATTCTGTCTTTATAGGTAGTAATGGAGCCGAAACCGTCAAAACTCACCCCAGCCTTGCATCTTCAGTCAATAACTTTGCCTATCATGTCTCGCTAGAAACTCCAGCAGACGGACGCGATCGCGATCGCCGTCACAGTGGTTATACTCAAGCTCAATATAAATCTCTCGCTTGGTTAATTGCTCAAAGTAAAGTCCCTGATGCAAGAATTACCACACATAAAGCAGTCGATCGCTCTGGTAGTAGAAGCGATCCGCGCTCTTTCGATCGCCACAAGTTTCTCAGTTTGTTGCACGCTTATAGAGGAATAAGTCGTAAGTCGTAA
- a CDS encoding ribonuclease H-like domain-containing protein produces MVGEDFQICDRDLSDETLAQFMDAKAIAVDTETMGLLVHRDRLCLVQLCDNRGRVAVVRIAKGQTDAPNLKQLLEADVEKIFHFARFDLATLKHHLGIQVAPIFCTKIASKLVRTYTNRHSLKELVQELELVELDKSAQSSDWGNAANLSEEQLRYAANDVRYLISLRQKLTEMLKREERWELAQTCFQTLPTIVALDLLQFKDLFEH; encoded by the coding sequence ATGGTAGGGGAAGATTTTCAGATTTGCGATCGCGACCTGAGCGATGAGACTTTAGCTCAATTTATGGATGCTAAAGCAATTGCAGTAGATACGGAAACAATGGGCTTGCTTGTCCACCGCGATCGCCTTTGCTTGGTACAGTTGTGCGATAATCGGGGCAGAGTTGCAGTTGTCCGCATTGCCAAAGGACAAACGGATGCACCTAATTTAAAACAATTATTAGAAGCAGATGTCGAGAAAATTTTTCATTTTGCCCGGTTCGATCTTGCCACTCTAAAACATCATCTTGGTATTCAAGTCGCACCGATTTTTTGTACAAAAATTGCTAGCAAATTAGTGCGAACATACACGAATCGCCACAGTTTGAAAGAATTAGTGCAAGAATTAGAACTAGTAGAACTCGATAAAAGCGCCCAAAGTTCTGATTGGGGAAATGCAGCAAATTTATCTGAAGAACAACTCCGATATGCTGCTAATGATGTCCGCTATTTAATCTCGTTGCGGCAAAAACTCACAGAAATGCTCAAACGAGAAGAACGCTGGGAACTCGCGCAAACCTGTTTTCAAACTTTGCCAACCATCGTTGCGCTTGACTTATTGCAATTCAAAGATTTATTTGAACATTAG
- a CDS encoding hybrid sensor histidine kinase/response regulator yields MSEQYSSTAAESDFVDVAELQLQQELRSMFAVDTQTYLQTYINLVQKLQPQTWTADIQETYRCVHTIKGGAVTVGADGILYVSTILEDLLSDLRYLQIAPPLEDGHLSQMLAEAGELLTASLQVEATGEAAIAAVQPSVDRIAALRQEIQQLYLPETNEQTKLFQEFAEQGFDLVVLDLEMALEEMPDRGQVPPEVIKTAKQTLQQLIQIGNDLEFGAGWLDLLRYSKALLSRPETDFWRSQWSKYLLLLKDCARQGGKLPAGKGAGSREQGAGEERGVEGAILATSHQPPATLPTPDSRLPTPAETNIQVPVPLERLERSSQRLVETLLSARAVQGFYQSLQTQIGQLLSLAQDSVQYLTQLRQVQDDYALLDNLQQQRSSVSTAPVLERYRQGYTIVNRLLELSLRLSELGAEAATSSRLTADSLQLLDRNVLNLQQTVEESRLIPFKVLGFRAKGILRDLMNRFGKPAQLIVQGEHLELDAGTVQHLEPALLHLMRNAYDHALEPAADRLALGKPEQGTIILSLRRQGKFYLLSLQDDGGGIDASKISQLAQARGLPLTRTDTPADLLAVLCQPGFSSRSEVSDISGRGVGMDVVATQIATIGGHLNLKTILGAGTTFQMQVPVPHLLVRCVLVQAGDRNFAIPAEEIVTTTLWSNLSATPSDRDPMSNAPNWFVTQDEAKMPCLDLLEYWQPGARANRPLSDTAICLRVRSTFSSVTAERDAWLLADDLLEQSELLIEPLPIPLISPIGLMGVTLQTDGMSIAVLEPASLAAHLWMSPTGDGDRTVVSNFDLAEIFAEPAAASRTILVVDDAALVRRRIEASLTANGYTVETCRDGLEAWTWLSSHPVPALLITDIEMPGMDGFTLIDRCRQAGMQLPALVISSRLSEEWSNEARRVGATDYLTKGFTTPELLNKVGSFVSCKS; encoded by the coding sequence ATGTCGGAACAATATAGCTCCACTGCTGCTGAGTCAGATTTTGTTGACGTAGCCGAGCTGCAATTACAGCAAGAGCTACGCAGTATGTTTGCTGTTGATACTCAAACCTATCTGCAAACATACATAAATCTCGTCCAAAAGCTTCAGCCTCAAACTTGGACGGCAGACATTCAAGAAACGTATCGCTGCGTCCACACGATCAAAGGTGGAGCTGTGACGGTGGGTGCTGATGGGATTCTTTATGTCTCAACTATTCTAGAGGACTTACTTTCAGACTTGCGCTACCTGCAAATTGCACCGCCGCTAGAAGACGGTCATCTGTCACAAATGCTGGCAGAGGCGGGAGAACTTCTGACCGCAAGCTTGCAAGTCGAAGCAACAGGAGAAGCGGCGATCGCCGCCGTCCAACCTAGCGTCGATCGCATTGCAGCTCTACGCCAAGAAATTCAGCAACTCTACTTACCGGAAACCAACGAACAAACGAAATTATTTCAAGAGTTTGCCGAACAAGGCTTCGATCTCGTCGTGCTGGACTTGGAAATGGCACTAGAAGAAATGCCCGATCGCGGTCAAGTGCCTCCAGAAGTTATCAAAACAGCAAAACAAACACTTCAGCAACTGATACAAATCGGTAACGATTTAGAATTTGGGGCTGGTTGGTTAGACTTGCTACGTTATAGCAAAGCTTTACTCAGTCGCCCCGAAACCGATTTCTGGCGATCGCAGTGGTCTAAATATCTCCTCCTGTTAAAAGACTGTGCCAGACAGGGTGGGAAGTTGCCTGCTGGGAAGGGAGCAGGGAGCAGGGAGCAGGGAGCAGGGGAAGAAAGAGGGGTAGAGGGAGCAATTCTAGCCACTAGCCACCAGCCACCAGCCACTCTTCCGACTCCCGACTCCCGACTCCCGACTCCCGCTGAAACCAATATCCAAGTTCCCGTCCCTCTAGAACGCTTGGAGCGATCGTCTCAGCGTTTGGTGGAGACACTATTATCTGCACGGGCAGTACAAGGATTTTATCAATCGTTGCAGACGCAAATCGGACAACTGCTATCGTTGGCGCAAGATAGCGTGCAATATCTGACGCAGTTACGACAAGTTCAAGACGATTACGCCCTTTTAGACAACTTACAGCAACAGCGCTCTAGTGTATCAACAGCTCCAGTTTTAGAGCGGTATCGTCAAGGTTATACGATTGTCAATCGCTTGCTAGAACTGAGTTTGCGCCTGTCAGAATTGGGTGCAGAAGCAGCGACGAGTTCGCGGCTGACAGCAGATAGCTTGCAATTGTTAGATCGCAATGTCCTCAACCTCCAACAAACAGTAGAAGAAAGTCGGCTGATCCCGTTTAAGGTTTTGGGCTTCCGAGCTAAAGGTATTCTCCGCGATCTCATGAATCGCTTTGGTAAGCCCGCTCAGTTAATCGTACAGGGGGAACACTTGGAACTCGATGCTGGTACGGTACAGCACCTAGAGCCAGCTCTATTACATTTAATGCGTAACGCCTACGACCATGCTTTAGAGCCTGCTGCCGATCGCCTAGCATTAGGGAAACCGGAACAAGGCACGATTATCTTATCGCTACGCCGCCAAGGTAAATTTTACCTGCTATCTTTGCAAGATGACGGAGGTGGGATCGATGCCAGCAAGATCTCCCAACTTGCCCAAGCGCGAGGACTACCCCTGACTCGTACCGATACCCCCGCCGATTTACTTGCCGTTCTCTGTCAACCTGGCTTTAGCTCTCGTAGCGAAGTGAGCGACATTTCTGGACGCGGGGTAGGGATGGACGTAGTTGCCACCCAAATTGCTACTATCGGCGGACACCTCAACCTAAAAACGATACTGGGAGCAGGGACAACTTTTCAGATGCAGGTTCCCGTACCGCACTTATTAGTACGCTGCGTCCTGGTACAGGCAGGCGATCGCAACTTTGCCATTCCTGCCGAAGAGATCGTGACTACGACTCTTTGGAGTAATTTATCAGCAACGCCCAGCGATCGCGACCCAATGTCTAACGCTCCTAACTGGTTTGTGACTCAAGATGAAGCCAAAATGCCATGCCTTGACCTATTAGAATACTGGCAGCCAGGAGCAAGAGCAAACCGTCCGTTGTCAGATACAGCAATTTGTTTGCGGGTTCGTTCTACTTTTTCCTCTGTCACAGCCGAACGAGATGCTTGGTTACTAGCAGATGACTTGCTAGAACAGTCGGAACTATTAATCGAGCCTTTGCCTATTCCCTTAATTTCACCAATAGGGTTGATGGGGGTGACTTTACAAACCGATGGGATGTCGATCGCGGTTTTAGAACCTGCCTCTCTAGCAGCACACTTGTGGATGAGTCCCACTGGAGATGGCGATCGCACTGTCGTTTCCAACTTCGATCTAGCAGAAATATTTGCCGAACCTGCTGCTGCCAGTCGTACTATTCTCGTTGTTGATGACGCAGCGCTGGTGAGGCGGCGAATTGAAGCAAGTTTGACTGCAAACGGTTACACAGTTGAGACTTGTCGCGACGGTTTAGAAGCATGGACTTGGCTTTCTAGCCATCCCGTACCAGCTTTGTTAATTACCGATATTGAGATGCCAGGGATGGATGGTTTCACCCTGATCGATCGCTGTCGGCAGGCAGGTATGCAGTTACCCGCCCTTGTCATTTCTTCCCGTTTATCAGAAGAATGGAGCAACGAAGCGCGGCGCGTTGGTGCAACAGATTACCTTACCAAAGGATTCACGACCCCTGAATTGCTCAATAAAGTAGGCTCTTTTGTAAGTTGTAAGTCGTAA
- a CDS encoding methyl-accepting chemotaxis protein yields MTTNSSDLGSPSAPNNAAPSPSSKSIGFIKKGLSLRLKTTLAAVAIGTLPVVITGIAANLIAANMLNAQIELAKQEETVAMMDKVERFLFERYGDIQALSNLPILRNEKVKQVVSVKDRTQVLTKYAETYEVYDNIAFIDLNGNNILVSQGAKLGSHKTEDYFQAVLATGKRFISQPRVAPSTGKTVIYLAAPVRDSVTNKIIGVVRTQMPVRFLDDLIKSYGENDRTYHLVDKAGKVFVTNDAAETLGMDAAEHLTPFPQLRQDRKAAPTESYKPSEQRHVVGGYAPFEPIQGLPDLGWDGFILSDRNVAFAVNNRLAQIFALGTLAAAVAVSAIAVLLVNRSLQPIEAATQTVQKLGAGDLDVRLAVKGSDELAMLGANINQMADQIQDLLDNLKGTAEIKQLKEAIEQESHVLQSDVGHLLDAVAALEGGDLTVQAPVSDRATGLVADTLNRLIEELARIMATVLSTAQQVTHGSTELEQLAAVTAQQAQQQARSVNAVQASVVTFSDLSQQTAQQALASDQAVQQAQIAVTQGQEEMVKLTEEIKVLHSGTEQIVKRAQILTNFVTSAAQFAKDQKRVAALTRVLALNASMIAARASGQQDPDQFASVAREFETIATQVNDLAVQTNQGLLLLQQQAAQIQTVVSGINQDVQGISHSVNQFVGSVEQSQHVFELIKAVTDRVAQVGQQVTASSQAIAAEAQTTLRSIEEIATVAAKTEQQSSFTQEQAGLIDNMARTLLEKVSFFRIAEAEQGAGGREQGAV; encoded by the coding sequence ATGACAACGAATTCATCAGACCTCGGCTCGCCATCTGCTCCCAACAATGCAGCTCCATCACCTTCAAGTAAATCCATTGGATTTATCAAAAAAGGCTTGAGTTTGCGTTTGAAAACAACCTTGGCAGCAGTAGCAATTGGTACGCTACCTGTAGTCATTACTGGGATCGCAGCCAATCTCATCGCAGCCAACATGTTAAACGCGCAAATTGAGCTTGCCAAGCAGGAAGAAACTGTGGCAATGATGGACAAAGTTGAGCGTTTTCTGTTTGAGCGTTACGGCGATATTCAAGCTCTCAGCAACCTGCCAATTTTGCGCAATGAGAAAGTGAAGCAAGTTGTTTCTGTAAAAGACCGTACGCAGGTACTAACCAAGTACGCCGAAACTTATGAAGTCTATGACAATATCGCCTTTATCGATTTAAACGGCAACAATATCTTAGTCTCCCAAGGGGCTAAACTTGGCAGTCACAAAACAGAAGATTACTTTCAAGCCGTCCTTGCCACTGGAAAGCGATTTATTTCTCAACCCAGAGTTGCACCATCTACGGGTAAAACTGTGATTTACCTTGCTGCGCCCGTGCGAGATTCAGTCACTAATAAAATAATTGGTGTCGTGCGTACCCAAATGCCAGTTCGGTTTCTGGACGATTTGATTAAGAGCTATGGTGAAAATGACAGAACTTATCATTTGGTTGATAAAGCAGGCAAGGTTTTTGTCACCAATGATGCCGCCGAGACTTTAGGCATGGATGCCGCCGAACACCTCACTCCTTTTCCACAACTGCGCCAGGATCGAAAAGCTGCACCGACAGAATCTTACAAACCTTCAGAACAGCGGCATGTGGTTGGGGGATATGCTCCGTTCGAGCCAATCCAAGGACTACCAGATCTGGGTTGGGATGGCTTTATTCTGTCAGACCGAAACGTTGCTTTTGCAGTTAACAATCGCTTGGCGCAAATTTTTGCCCTTGGTACCTTAGCAGCAGCAGTTGCAGTAAGTGCGATCGCAGTGCTTTTGGTCAACCGATCGCTCCAACCAATTGAGGCAGCAACTCAAACCGTCCAAAAGTTGGGAGCGGGCGATTTGGATGTACGTCTTGCAGTCAAAGGCAGTGACGAATTAGCAATGCTAGGAGCCAATATCAATCAGATGGCTGACCAAATCCAAGATTTGTTAGATAACTTAAAGGGAACTGCTGAAATTAAACAATTGAAAGAGGCAATCGAGCAGGAGAGCCACGTCTTACAATCAGATGTGGGTCATCTACTCGATGCAGTAGCAGCACTGGAAGGCGGAGACTTGACAGTACAAGCACCTGTCAGCGATCGCGCTACTGGACTTGTAGCAGATACTCTCAACCGCCTGATTGAAGAATTGGCTCGAATCATGGCGACTGTGTTATCTACTGCCCAACAAGTGACTCACGGATCGACAGAGTTAGAACAACTAGCAGCAGTAACAGCCCAACAAGCACAGCAGCAGGCACGATCGGTCAATGCCGTGCAAGCCTCAGTTGTCACTTTCTCCGATTTGTCCCAACAAACAGCGCAGCAAGCATTGGCATCAGACCAAGCCGTGCAACAGGCACAAATCGCTGTCACCCAAGGACAGGAGGAAATGGTGAAACTGACCGAAGAAATTAAAGTTCTCCACTCAGGTACGGAACAAATCGTCAAACGCGCCCAAATTTTGACTAACTTCGTGACCTCAGCCGCCCAATTTGCCAAAGACCAAAAACGAGTCGCCGCCCTCACACGGGTACTTGCTTTAAATGCTTCTATGATTGCCGCTCGTGCCTCTGGACAGCAAGACCCCGACCAATTTGCTAGTGTTGCCCGCGAGTTTGAAACCATCGCAACTCAAGTTAACGATCTTGCGGTTCAAACAAATCAAGGCTTGTTGTTATTGCAGCAGCAGGCAGCCCAAATTCAAACTGTAGTGTCGGGGATTAACCAAGACGTGCAAGGCATCAGCCATTCAGTGAATCAATTCGTTGGTAGCGTAGAACAATCGCAACACGTATTTGAGCTGATTAAAGCCGTAACTGACCGCGTGGCTCAGGTAGGACAACAAGTGACTGCATCTAGCCAAGCGATCGCCGCAGAAGCACAAACAACGCTGCGATCGATTGAAGAAATTGCGACGGTAGCTGCTAAGACAGAACAGCAATCCAGTTTCACCCAAGAACAAGCCGGGTTAATTGACAACATGGCGCGGACGTTATTAGAAAAAGTCAGCTTCTTCCGTATTGCTGAAGCGGAGCAGGGAGCAGGGGGTAGGGAGCAGGGAGCAGTGTAG
- a CDS encoding methyl-accepting chemotaxis protein, with protein sequence MTTNQPTVSPSAPQNSPGRKIRFNSIGTVLFISVMGGALVSLGGISFFFYQSLKQQILAQIGDNLNTEVTSIEGKLEPVKQSMRDLAGTSELLSSKKTLNPELYDSLILEAFHKRPTLAMGMAMEQTAYAILPDRQWHGTYFYIDQKDPKQPGKRLAAPYDQLFQVDLFKEDNYPNQSYFKDPIAQGSESWTEPYSWYNIPMTSFSKVIRDRNNKILGITAIDVNLGALSDQISKSVIRNQGYFVLASEQGKLMSYPPAPDRAKNQSGYETVPELKAIWSKISSPDKKERSGLLWTGGKFWAYQRVPSTNWLMMAAVPEGVVLGPVLTITIAGALGAGLLLTTVVLLFVRSLNRRLRPILDECNKLAQADTETEMQMQQQDEIGRLSTSFFNLLKQVAANEDRIREEVSRTVSTQEQLKQAELNQQEGEALSMEVIHILDVVSAVEEGDLTVQADVSDRATGLVADTLNRLLEKLGQVLAQVYAAAEQVSVGSSALGQLAETVANNAATQAQEVEQVLQLTQQVGQSAQDSAGTVDRSNQSLTEVQSAVEQGQVALEAMTKGIDVLSQGTDRIIQKMKTLGEFVGLADQFVQDQSQIASLTQVLALNATLVAARASEQRDPRQFLVVAREFEAIAAQVSTLAQQTNEGLFTLQQRTDQIHSVVSAIDGEVQGLGGLVSDFTTGVEQSNQVFSNVRSSTVEVVQAGLGVSRSSDDILHATQSTAQAMNDIAELAKRTALLTQSTRLQSEQMQQLSRKLLSSIQFFRLPESALKQNATFSDLELLSEVEDAVAIELTTT encoded by the coding sequence ATGACTACTAATCAACCTACCGTTTCCCCGTCTGCCCCGCAAAACAGTCCTGGGCGAAAAATTCGGTTTAATTCCATCGGTACAGTACTGTTTATCTCCGTCATGGGCGGTGCGTTAGTTAGTCTCGGTGGTATTAGTTTTTTCTTCTATCAGTCTTTAAAACAACAAATCCTTGCTCAGATCGGCGATAACTTAAACACTGAGGTGACTTCGATTGAAGGTAAGTTAGAACCCGTTAAGCAATCGATGCGCGATTTGGCTGGTACATCTGAGTTATTGAGCAGCAAGAAAACTTTAAATCCAGAGCTGTACGACAGTTTGATTCTAGAGGCTTTTCACAAACGCCCTACTTTGGCTATGGGTATGGCAATGGAACAAACTGCTTATGCAATTCTTCCAGACCGTCAATGGCATGGAACGTATTTTTATATAGACCAGAAAGACCCGAAGCAGCCAGGTAAGCGTTTAGCTGCACCTTACGACCAACTCTTTCAAGTGGATTTGTTCAAAGAGGACAATTATCCAAATCAATCATACTTTAAAGATCCCATAGCACAGGGAAGCGAGAGCTGGACTGAGCCTTACTCCTGGTATAACATCCCCATGACCAGTTTTAGTAAGGTAATACGCGATCGCAACAATAAAATTCTTGGTATTACCGCGATCGACGTAAACTTAGGGGCTTTGAGCGACCAGATCTCCAAATCTGTGATTCGTAACCAGGGCTATTTTGTCCTTGCCAGCGAACAGGGTAAACTCATGTCTTACCCACCCGCACCCGACCGCGCTAAAAATCAGAGCGGTTACGAGACAGTTCCAGAACTCAAAGCCATCTGGTCGAAAATATCATCGCCAGACAAAAAAGAGCGATCGGGACTATTGTGGACGGGAGGTAAATTCTGGGCTTATCAAAGAGTTCCCAGCACCAATTGGTTAATGATGGCAGCAGTACCGGAAGGAGTTGTTCTCGGTCCAGTATTGACAATTACGATTGCTGGTGCGTTAGGTGCGGGTTTGTTATTAACAACCGTAGTTTTACTCTTCGTGCGCAGTCTCAATCGTCGCCTGCGCCCGATTCTAGATGAATGTAACAAGCTAGCACAAGCGGATACCGAGACCGAAATGCAAATGCAGCAGCAAGACGAGATCGGTCGGTTGTCAACTTCGTTTTTTAACTTGTTGAAACAGGTTGCGGCTAACGAGGATCGGATTCGGGAGGAAGTATCGCGGACGGTATCTACGCAAGAACAGTTAAAACAAGCAGAACTCAACCAACAAGAAGGGGAAGCGCTGTCGATGGAGGTGATCCACATCCTCGATGTGGTATCGGCAGTAGAAGAAGGTGACTTAACAGTGCAAGCTGATGTAAGCGATCGCGCGACTGGACTCGTGGCAGACACCCTCAACCGCCTGCTAGAAAAGCTCGGGCAAGTGCTAGCTCAGGTATATGCCGCAGCAGAACAAGTCTCCGTTGGTTCTAGTGCCTTGGGACAGCTAGCTGAAACTGTAGCAAATAACGCGGCAACCCAAGCACAAGAAGTAGAACAGGTACTACAGTTAACCCAACAGGTAGGTCAATCGGCGCAAGACTCTGCGGGAACGGTCGATCGCTCGAATCAATCTCTCACCGAAGTGCAATCGGCAGTAGAACAAGGTCAAGTTGCCCTCGAAGCAATGACTAAAGGTATTGATGTCCTCAGTCAAGGTACTGACCGAATTATTCAGAAAATGAAAACTCTGGGCGAATTCGTCGGTCTAGCAGACCAATTCGTGCAAGACCAAAGCCAGATTGCTTCTTTGACCCAAGTACTAGCTTTAAACGCCACCCTGGTAGCAGCCCGCGCCTCCGAACAGCGCGACCCGAGACAGTTTTTAGTTGTAGCGCGAGAATTTGAGGCGATCGCGGCTCAAGTCAGTACCCTAGCACAGCAGACCAATGAAGGACTCTTCACTCTGCAACAGCGTACCGACCAAATCCATAGTGTAGTATCGGCAATTGACGGCGAAGTACAAGGCTTGGGTGGATTGGTGAGCGACTTTACGACGGGTGTGGAACAGTCGAACCAAGTGTTTAGTAACGTCCGCAGTAGTACCGTAGAGGTCGTACAGGCTGGATTAGGGGTATCTCGTTCTAGCGATGACATTCTCCACGCTACCCAGTCTACAGCTCAAGCAATGAATGATATTGCCGAACTAGCCAAACGTACCGCTTTGCTAACTCAGAGTACGCGCTTGCAATCGGAACAGATGCAACAGCTATCGCGCAAACTACTCAGCAGTATTCAATTCTTCCGCTTACCTGAATCTGCCCTGAAGCAAAATGCAACTTTTTCAGATTTGGAATTATTGTCTGAAGTTGAAGATGCTGTTGCTATCGAACTGACAACAACTTAA
- a CDS encoding chemotaxis protein CheW gives MNPSPDAIAQNDASIQFEEKQQRYILTQVEQFTFVLPLTLVAEIPIVERSQILVMPFYSPVVMGVLHHAGHVTPLVSLRQLLGIAKGFATERLTVVQLSAAAAEQAGLGLVVDRTLGMRSHSQLPPDLFDAVQSNIEPNMRLFKPEILADSLWQPLRWRSTRSREQLSVISDQ, from the coding sequence ATGAATCCCTCTCCTGACGCGATCGCCCAAAATGATGCATCGATCCAGTTTGAGGAAAAGCAACAGCGATATATCCTCACTCAAGTCGAACAATTTACTTTTGTCTTGCCGCTAACTCTAGTAGCAGAAATTCCAATTGTCGAGCGATCGCAGATCCTTGTGATGCCGTTCTACTCGCCAGTGGTGATGGGGGTACTCCATCATGCAGGTCACGTTACTCCGTTAGTTTCTCTACGTCAACTCTTGGGTATCGCCAAGGGTTTTGCCACAGAAAGACTGACAGTGGTGCAATTAAGCGCTGCGGCGGCGGAACAAGCAGGACTAGGGTTAGTTGTCGATCGCACCCTGGGAATGCGATCGCATTCCCAATTGCCACCAGATTTATTTGATGCCGTACAGTCAAACATTGAGCCAAACATGCGACTGTTCAAACCGGAAATCTTAGCAGATTCATTGTGGCAACCCCTAAGATGGCGATCGACTCGATCGAGGGAGCAGTTATCAGTTATCAGTGACCAGTGA
- a CDS encoding response regulator, whose amino-acid sequence MKFLVVDDSSVDRHLLTSLLEGLGHQVDACSDSKEAMQMLTDRDYASVFLDIVMPEQDGYKFLREVRSNQKTAKQHVIFCSTKKTPLEIDYGMKRAGADDYLIKPVTRETVEQALQKVR is encoded by the coding sequence ATGAAATTTTTAGTTGTTGATGATAGCTCGGTCGATCGCCACTTACTCACTTCTTTATTAGAAGGTTTAGGGCATCAAGTCGATGCTTGTTCCGACTCGAAGGAAGCTATGCAAATGCTTACAGATCGAGACTATGCATCTGTATTTCTAGATATTGTGATGCCAGAACAGGACGGCTACAAGTTTTTGCGTGAGGTGCGTTCTAACCAGAAAACTGCAAAGCAGCACGTCATTTTCTGTTCGACTAAAAAGACTCCTCTGGAGATTGACTATGGCATGAAACGGGCTGGAGCCGATGATTATTTGATCAAACCCGTGACGCGGGAAACCGTCGAGCAAGCTTTACAAAAGGTACGCTAA